One Electrophorus electricus isolate fEleEle1 chromosome 10, fEleEle1.pri, whole genome shotgun sequence genomic region harbors:
- the med18 gene encoding mediator of RNA polymerase II transcription subunit 18 produces MEAPPVTVMPVTGGTINMMEYLLQGSVLDQSLDSLLHRLRGLCDNMEPESFADHELVYLLKGQQGNPFILRARRSLAHPTAPWHLRYLGQPEVGDKSRHALVRNCVDVAASHSLPDFLNEMGFRMDHEFVAKGHIFRKGALKVVVSKLSRVLVPGNTDNTEPLSLSYLVELSVLAPAGQDTVSEDMRSFAEQLKPLVHLEKIDPKRLM; encoded by the exons ATGGAAGCTCCACCAGTCACCGTAATGCCAGTTACAGGGGGCACGATTAACATGATGGAGTATTTACTGCAAG GCAGTGTACTGGACCAGTCCTTGGACAGTTTGCTCCATCGTCTAAGAGGTCTGTGTGACAACATGGAACCTGAAAGCTTTGCTGACCACGAGCTAGTCTACCTTCTCAAAGGTCAGCAGGGAAACCCTTTCATCCTGCGAGCCAGGCGCTCTCTTGCTCACCCCACTGCTCCCTGGCACCTACGTTACCTTGGCCAGCCAGAGGTGGGAGACAAGAGTCGTCATGCCCTGGTACGGAACTGTGTGGATGTTGCAGCCTCCCACAGCCTGCCGGACTTCCTTAACGAGATGGGCTTCCGAATGGACCATGAGTTTGTGGCCAAAGGGCATATTTTTCGGAAAGGTGCACTCAAAGTGGTGGTGAGCAAGTTATCTCGTGTGCTTGTGCCTGGCAACACAGACAACACTGAACCATTGTCACTATCCTATCTAGTGGAACTTAGTGTGTTGGCACCAGCTGGACAAGACACAGTATCTGAGGATATGCGCAGCTTTGCAGAGCAGCTCAAGCCACTGGTGCACCTGGAAAAGATTGATCCTAAAAGACTCATGTAA
- the LOC113588158 gene encoding uncharacterized protein LOC113588158: MPCEGYAGHKTAKWMYKRNNTFEILVNEANGFTFYKTMKNGPKILNNFSLQISHFSDLNEGTYYCQVCTQKCNDSKQISLIAQYGTFCPSVKRQFIIQGDSFSYSCPHRLDLKLGWKFDTHVQNTATPVKRKLRDKGFLLILDVQPSDAGEYNCWREISTGLKHIVCTVALCVLTVADMKMSDSPQICTLYCDMDIEAEKESAIVYVTDKWNISIASRVNNSKSSVSCSLHRSSVKMNRPSSEMDHATTQSDITSGITVNDASITPSRRAVFISMLTAVFFILIIIVIICLWVLQRANTDKSSDRHFQQTTRCSEDENESQVIYSTLEIRSYQNVITPENECVYSQIKAYEK, translated from the exons ATGCCCTGTGAGGGTTATGCTGGTCACAAAACTGCCAAATGGATGTACAAAAGAAACAATACATTTGAAATTCTTGTAAATGAAGCTAATGGCTTCACTTTTTACAAAACAATGAAGAATGGGCCAAAGATTCTCAACAACTTCTCTTTACAAATCAGTCACTTCTCAGACCTCAATGAAGGGACATATTATTGTCAAGTTTGCACACAGAAATGTAATGACAGTAAACAAATATCTTTGATAGCTCAGTATG GCACATTTTGTCCATCAGTGAAAAGACAATTTATCATTCAAGGTGATAGTTTCAGTTATAGTTGTCCCCATCGGTTGGATCTGAAATTAGGCTGGAAGTTTGACACACATGTCCAAAACACTGCAACTCCTGTAAAACGTAAACTGAGAGATAAAggttttttgttaattttggaTGTTCAGCCATCTGATGCAGGAGAGTACAACTGCTGGAGAGAGATATCAACTGGGCTAAAGCATATAGTTTgcactgtggctctgtgtgtacTTACAG ttGCAGATATGAAGATGAGTGATTCACCCCAGATTTGTACCCTTTACTGTGACATGGACATTGAGGCAGAAAAGGAAAGCGCAATTGTTTATGTGACAGATAAATGGAACATCTCTATTGCAAGTAGAGTAAACAATTCAAAGAGTTCTGTGAGCTGCAGCCTTCATCGTAGCAGTGTGAAGATGAACAGACCCAGTTCTGAGATGGACCATGCTACCACACAATCAG ATATCACTTCAGGCATTACAGTGAATGATGCATCCATCACCCCATCACGAAGAGCTGTATTCATAAGCATGTTAACAGCTGTTTTTTTCATCCTCATCATTATAGTTATCATATGTTTATGGGTTTTACAAAGAGCAAATACAG ACAAGAGCTCTGACAGACATTTTCAACAAACAACCAGGTGTTCAGAG GATGAAAATGAGTCTCAGGTGATTTATTCTACTCTGGAAATTCGTAGCTATCAGAATGTCATAACACctgaaaatgagtgtgtgtacagtcaaATTAAAGCTTATGAAAAATGA